In the genome of Streptomyces sp. V2I9, one region contains:
- a CDS encoding acetyl-CoA C-acetyltransferase translates to MPATTGTTTSVIVAGARTPMGRLLGSLKSFSAADLGGFAIKAALDRAGIGGDQVQYVIMGQVLQAGAGQIPARQAAIKAGIPMNVPALTVNKVCLSGLDAIALADQLIRAGEFDVVVAGGQESMTNAPHLLPKSREGYKYGAIEMLDSMAHDGLTDAYENIPMGESTEKHNRRLGLDRAAQDEIGALSHQRAAAARKNGLFDAEITPVEIPQRKGDAVLFSQDEGIRAETTAETLGKLRPAFAKDGTITAGTSSQISDGAAAVVVMSKAKAEELGLDWIAEIGAHGNVAGPDNSLQSQPSNAIRHALKKDGLTVDDLDLIEINEAFAAVAVQSMKDLGVTSDKVNVNGGAIALGHPIGMSGARVVLHLALELKRRGGGTGAAALCGGGGQGDALILRVPGK, encoded by the coding sequence ATGCCAGCAACGACCGGTACCACCACCTCAGTGATCGTCGCGGGCGCCCGGACGCCCATGGGCCGTCTCCTCGGCTCCCTCAAGAGCTTCTCCGCGGCCGACCTCGGCGGGTTCGCGATCAAGGCCGCGCTGGACCGGGCGGGCATCGGCGGCGACCAGGTCCAGTACGTGATCATGGGGCAGGTGCTCCAGGCGGGCGCGGGCCAGATCCCCGCCCGGCAGGCCGCGATCAAGGCCGGCATCCCGATGAACGTCCCCGCGCTCACCGTCAACAAGGTGTGCCTGTCCGGGCTCGACGCCATCGCGCTGGCCGACCAGCTCATCCGCGCCGGGGAGTTCGACGTCGTGGTCGCGGGTGGCCAGGAGTCCATGACCAATGCCCCGCACCTGCTCCCCAAGTCCCGCGAGGGCTACAAGTACGGCGCGATCGAGATGCTGGACTCGATGGCGCACGACGGTCTCACCGACGCGTACGAGAACATCCCCATGGGCGAGTCCACCGAGAAGCACAACCGCCGCCTCGGTCTCGACCGCGCCGCCCAGGACGAGATCGGCGCGCTCTCCCACCAGCGGGCCGCCGCCGCGCGGAAGAACGGCCTCTTCGACGCCGAGATCACCCCGGTGGAGATCCCGCAGCGCAAGGGTGACGCCGTCCTCTTCTCCCAGGACGAGGGCATCCGCGCCGAGACCACCGCCGAGACCCTCGGCAAGCTGCGCCCCGCCTTCGCCAAGGACGGCACCATCACCGCCGGCACCTCCTCGCAGATCTCCGACGGCGCGGCCGCGGTCGTCGTGATGAGCAAGGCCAAGGCCGAGGAGCTGGGCCTCGACTGGATCGCCGAGATCGGCGCCCACGGCAACGTGGCCGGTCCCGACAACTCCCTCCAGTCGCAGCCCTCCAACGCCATCCGGCACGCCCTGAAGAAGGACGGCCTGACCGTCGACGACCTCGACCTCATCGAGATCAACGAGGCGTTCGCCGCCGTCGCCGTCCAGTCCATGAAGGACCTGGGCGTCACCTCGGACAAGGTCAACGTCAACGGCGGCGCGATCGCGCTCGGTCACCCCATCGGGATGTCCGGCGCGCGGGTCGTCCTGCACCTGGCCCTGGAGCTGAAGCGGCGCGGCGGCGGTACGGGCGCGGCGGCGCTGTGCGGCGGCGGCGGTCAGGGCGACGCGCTGATCCTGCGCGTTCCGGGCAAGTAG
- a CDS encoding AIM24 family protein, protein MSAPVVFDPMTLPSDDNVNAYTFCVELKGSRWFLQKGKMIAYYGQIRFDGIGHGRFERLVRSSFHSPLHASDWVVAEGSGKMLLADRAFDVNSFDLEDGNLTIRSGNLLAYQPTMALKQSIVPGFVTLIGTGKFVAASNGPVVFMEPPLRVDPQALVGWADCPSPCHHYDHGYMTGVMGGIRSLTGIGGTSGEEHQFEFVGAGTVLLQSSEVLMAEQAAGVVPNEPGVPGGGGQHGATPRMPGQLGDLQRRFGL, encoded by the coding sequence GTGAGCGCGCCCGTGGTCTTCGATCCGATGACGCTGCCGTCGGACGACAACGTCAACGCCTACACCTTCTGCGTGGAGCTCAAGGGGAGCCGGTGGTTCCTGCAGAAGGGAAAGATGATCGCCTACTACGGGCAGATCCGGTTCGACGGGATCGGGCACGGCCGGTTCGAGCGGCTGGTGCGCTCCAGCTTCCATTCGCCGCTGCACGCGAGCGACTGGGTGGTGGCCGAGGGCAGCGGGAAGATGCTGCTGGCGGACCGGGCGTTCGACGTGAACTCCTTCGACCTGGAGGACGGCAACCTCACCATCCGGTCCGGGAACCTGCTGGCCTACCAGCCGACGATGGCGCTGAAGCAGTCGATCGTGCCGGGGTTCGTGACGCTGATCGGCACGGGGAAGTTCGTGGCCGCGTCGAACGGCCCGGTGGTGTTCATGGAGCCGCCGCTGCGGGTGGACCCCCAGGCACTGGTGGGCTGGGCCGACTGCCCCTCCCCCTGCCACCACTACGACCACGGCTACATGACGGGCGTGATGGGCGGTATCCGGTCATTGACGGGGATCGGCGGGACGTCGGGCGAGGAGCACCAGTTCGAGTTCGTCGGGGCGGGCACGGTGCTGCTCCAGTCGTCCGAGGTGCTGATGGCGGAGCAGGCGGCGGGCGTCGTCCCGAACGAGCCGGGCGTTCCGGGCGGCGGAGGTCAACACGGCGCCACACCGCGCATGCCCGGCCAGCTGGGGGACCTCCAGCGTCGCTTCGGGTTGTGA
- a CDS encoding PepSY domain-containing protein has protein sequence MKRNVTIAAITAAVLIGGATAGTVAFADSDDDGDRAPSRSASSVGPADDKDADDRTDDASDERDDDRAAAAKDVRVSLDRAVAAALKSAPGTVTGAELDADDDDHDGRTVWELDVRGTDKKWHDVTVDATSGTVLKTRDDDSDDRDRHAPRSSAVTLDRAAAAALKTAPGTITSIDLDDDDDGRRGEVLRWDVDIEGKDGKQHELRVDAKTGKVTADRDDDGDSDRDDEGGSDDRDGDDG, from the coding sequence ATGAAGCGCAACGTCACCATCGCGGCGATCACCGCGGCCGTTCTGATCGGCGGCGCCACCGCCGGCACCGTGGCCTTCGCGGACAGCGACGACGACGGCGACCGCGCGCCCTCCAGGAGCGCGAGCAGCGTCGGCCCGGCCGACGACAAGGACGCCGACGACCGTACGGACGACGCTTCCGACGAGCGGGACGACGACCGGGCCGCCGCCGCGAAGGACGTCCGGGTCTCTCTCGACCGGGCCGTCGCCGCCGCGCTGAAGAGCGCTCCGGGCACGGTCACCGGGGCCGAGCTGGACGCGGACGACGACGACCACGACGGCCGGACCGTCTGGGAGCTGGACGTACGCGGCACCGACAAGAAGTGGCACGACGTCACGGTGGACGCCACGAGTGGCACGGTCCTGAAGACCCGCGACGACGACAGCGACGACCGCGACCGCCACGCGCCCCGCTCCTCCGCCGTCACCCTGGACCGGGCGGCGGCCGCGGCGCTGAAGACCGCGCCGGGCACGATCACGTCGATCGACCTGGACGACGATGACGACGGGCGTCGGGGCGAGGTCCTGCGCTGGGACGTCGACATCGAGGGCAAGGACGGCAAGCAGCACGAACTGCGCGTGGACGCGAAGACCGGCAAGGTGACGGCGGACCGCGACGACGACGGCGACAGCGACCGTGACGACGAGGGCGGGAGCGACGACCGGGACGGCGACGACGGCTGA
- a CDS encoding response regulator transcription factor, whose protein sequence is MRLLIVEDEKRLAVSLARGLTAEGFAVDVVHDGLEGLHRASEGGYDLVILDIMLPGMNGYRVCGALRAAGHEVPILMLTAKDGEYDEAEGLDTGADDYLTKPFSYVVLVARVRALLRRRGAGTAAPVLTVGPLRIDTAARRVIRDDDEVTLTAKEFAVLEQLALRAGQVVGKAEILEHVWDFAYDGDPNIVEVYISTLRRKLGATAIRTIRGAGYRLEAR, encoded by the coding sequence ATGCGCCTGTTGATCGTGGAGGACGAGAAGCGACTCGCGGTGTCCCTGGCCAGGGGACTCACCGCCGAGGGTTTCGCCGTGGACGTCGTGCACGACGGGCTCGAAGGGCTGCACCGCGCGAGCGAGGGCGGCTACGACCTGGTGATCCTCGACATCATGCTGCCCGGCATGAACGGCTACCGGGTCTGCGGCGCCCTGCGCGCCGCCGGGCACGAGGTGCCGATCCTCATGCTGACCGCCAAGGACGGCGAGTACGACGAGGCCGAGGGCCTGGACACCGGGGCCGACGACTACCTGACCAAGCCCTTCAGCTACGTCGTGCTCGTCGCCCGGGTCCGCGCCCTGCTCCGCCGCCGGGGGGCCGGCACCGCCGCGCCCGTCCTCACCGTCGGCCCCCTGCGCATCGACACCGCAGCCCGCCGGGTGATCCGCGACGACGACGAAGTCACGCTCACCGCCAAGGAGTTCGCCGTGCTGGAGCAACTCGCCCTGCGCGCCGGGCAGGTGGTCGGCAAGGCCGAGATCCTGGAGCACGTCTGGGACTTCGCCTACGACGGCGACCCGAACATCGTCGAGGTCTACATCTCCACCCTGCGCCGCAAGTTGGGCGCCACCGCCATCCGTACGATACGCGGCGCGGGCTACCGACTGGAGGCGCGGTGA
- a CDS encoding AIM24 family protein — protein sequence MPFREINSKMVEATVAPGQKLFSQRGAMLAYRGEVSFTPNIQGGQGGLASMIGRRVAGEATPLMTVEGSGTVMFGHGGHHIQVINLSGDTLYVEADRLLAFDGTLQQGTMFMGSQGGVMGMVRGQVTGQGLFTTTLKGHGAVAVMAHGGVIELPITPGREVHVDPQAYVAHHGEVRNKLSTAVGWRDMVGRGSGEAFQLELSGSGAVYVQASEEKL from the coding sequence ATGCCGTTCCGGGAGATCAACTCCAAGATGGTCGAGGCCACCGTGGCGCCGGGCCAGAAGCTGTTCAGCCAGCGCGGGGCGATGCTGGCGTACCGGGGCGAGGTGTCGTTCACGCCGAACATCCAGGGCGGCCAGGGCGGTCTCGCGTCGATGATCGGCCGCCGGGTGGCGGGCGAGGCGACACCGCTGATGACGGTCGAGGGGTCGGGCACGGTGATGTTCGGCCACGGCGGCCACCACATCCAGGTGATCAACCTGTCCGGCGACACCCTGTACGTCGAGGCCGACCGCCTTCTCGCCTTCGACGGGACGCTCCAGCAGGGCACCATGTTCATGGGCTCGCAGGGCGGGGTGATGGGCATGGTGCGCGGCCAGGTCACCGGCCAGGGCCTGTTCACCACGACGCTCAAGGGGCATGGCGCGGTCGCGGTGATGGCGCACGGCGGGGTGATCGAGCTGCCGATCACCCCGGGCCGGGAGGTCCATGTGGACCCGCAGGCGTACGTGGCCCACCACGGAGAGGTCCGCAACAAGCTGTCCACGGCGGTCGGCTGGCGGGACATGGTGGGGCGGGGCTCCGGCGAGGCGTTCCAGCTGGAGCTGAGCGGGAGCGGTGCGGTGTACGTCCAGGCGTCGGAGGAGAAGCTGTGA
- the mce gene encoding methylmalonyl-CoA epimerase — translation MLTRIDHIGIACFDLDRTVEFYRATYGFEVFHSEINEEQGVREAMLKINGTSDGGASYLQLLEPTREDSAVGKWLAKNGEGVHHIAFGTEDVDGDAADIREKGVRVLYDEPRTGSMGSRITFLHPKDCHGVLTELVTSRTEH, via the coding sequence ATGCTGACGCGCATCGATCACATCGGAATCGCCTGTTTCGACCTGGACAGGACCGTCGAGTTCTACCGTGCCACGTACGGCTTCGAGGTGTTCCACTCCGAGATCAACGAGGAGCAGGGCGTCCGGGAGGCCATGCTCAAGATCAACGGGACCTCGGACGGCGGGGCCTCCTACCTCCAGCTCCTGGAACCCACCCGCGAGGACTCGGCCGTGGGCAAGTGGCTGGCCAAGAACGGGGAGGGCGTGCACCACATCGCCTTCGGGACCGAGGACGTGGACGGGGACGCCGCGGACATCCGCGAGAAGGGCGTCCGGGTGCTGTACGACGAGCCCAGGACGGGTTCGATGGGGTCCCGGATCACGTTCCTGCACCCCAAGGACTGCCACGGTGTCCTCACCGAACTGGTCACGAGCCGGACGGAGCACTGA
- a CDS encoding MarR family winged helix-turn-helix transcriptional regulator produces the protein METETATRWLSDAEQCAWRTHLDVSRLLMHQLEKDLQPFGLTMNDYEILVNLSESDEQRMRMSDLAAATLQSKSRLSHQITRMETAGLVRRTHCESDRRGLFAVLTEHGAETMRKVAPHHVASVRQHFMDLLSPEALAGLHAALTPIADHLRGKRGKL, from the coding sequence ATGGAGACCGAGACGGCCACCCGCTGGCTGAGCGACGCGGAGCAGTGCGCCTGGCGCACCCACCTGGACGTCAGCAGGCTGCTGATGCACCAGCTGGAGAAGGACCTCCAGCCGTTCGGCCTGACCATGAACGACTACGAGATCCTGGTCAACCTCTCCGAGTCGGACGAGCAGCGGATGCGGATGAGCGACCTCGCCGCCGCCACCCTCCAGTCCAAGAGCCGGCTCTCGCACCAGATCACCCGTATGGAAACCGCCGGGCTGGTCCGCCGTACGCACTGCGAGTCCGACCGGCGCGGACTGTTCGCGGTCCTCACCGAGCACGGCGCGGAGACCATGCGGAAGGTCGCCCCGCACCACGTCGCCTCGGTGCGGCAGCACTTCATGGACCTGCTCTCCCCCGAGGCGCTGGCCGGGCTGCACGCGGCGCTGACCCCGATCGCGGACCACCTGCGCGGCAAGCGCGGCAAGCTGTAG
- the meaB gene encoding methylmalonyl Co-A mutase-associated GTPase MeaB, whose protein sequence is MNVDVDVPTLVEQARAGRPRAVARLISLVEGASPHLREVMAALAPLAGHAYVVGLTGSPGVGKSTSTSALVSAYRRAGKRVGVLAVDPSSPFSGGALLGDRVRMSDHASDPGVYIRSMATRGHLGGLARSAPQAIRVLDAAGCDVVLVETVGVGQSEVEIASQADTSVVLLAPGMGDGIQAAKAGILEIGDVYVVNKADRDGADATARELNHMLGLGEARGPGDWRPPIVKTVAARSEGTDEVVEALEKHRAWMEEHGVLTERRTARAAREVETIAVTALREKIADLRGDRRLNALAQRIVAGSLDPYAAADELVAGLTEGS, encoded by the coding sequence GTGAACGTGGACGTGGACGTCCCCACGCTGGTCGAGCAGGCGCGAGCAGGCAGGCCGCGTGCGGTGGCCCGGCTGATCTCGCTGGTGGAGGGGGCGTCCCCGCACCTGCGCGAGGTGATGGCCGCGCTGGCGCCGCTGGCGGGCCACGCCTACGTCGTCGGGCTCACCGGCTCGCCGGGCGTCGGCAAGTCCACCTCCACCTCGGCCCTGGTCTCCGCGTACCGCCGGGCGGGCAAGCGGGTCGGCGTCCTCGCCGTCGACCCGTCCTCGCCGTTCTCCGGCGGGGCGCTGCTGGGCGACCGGGTCCGGATGTCGGACCACGCCTCGGATCCGGGCGTCTACATCCGTTCGATGGCGACCCGGGGCCACCTCGGCGGCCTCGCCCGGTCGGCCCCGCAGGCCATCCGGGTGCTGGACGCGGCCGGCTGCGACGTGGTCCTCGTCGAGACGGTCGGCGTCGGCCAGTCCGAGGTGGAGATCGCCTCCCAGGCCGACACCTCGGTCGTCCTGCTCGCGCCCGGCATGGGCGACGGCATCCAGGCGGCGAAGGCCGGAATCCTGGAGATCGGCGACGTGTACGTGGTCAACAAGGCCGACCGCGACGGCGCCGACGCCACCGCCCGCGAGCTGAACCACATGCTCGGCCTGGGCGAGGCCCGCGGCCCCGGAGACTGGCGTCCCCCGATCGTGAAGACGGTCGCGGCCCGGAGCGAGGGCACGGACGAGGTCGTCGAGGCCCTGGAGAAGCACCGAGCCTGGATGGAGGAGCACGGCGTCCTGACCGAGCGCCGGACCGCTCGCGCGGCCCGCGAGGTCGAGACGATCGCCGTGACCGCCCTGCGCGAGAAGATCGCGGACCTCCGCGGCGACCGCCGCCTGAACGCCCTGGCCCAACGCATCGTGGCGGGAAGCCTGGACCCGTACGCGGCGGCGGACGAACTGGTGGCGGGGCTGACAGAAGGCTCCTGA
- a CDS encoding cell wall metabolism sensor histidine kinase WalK, whose translation MRSVRARAALGATLVVAVALVAAGLAVLLVLRTNLIDQADLQAEVAAREVAGELATGTPYGEVELDDEEDHPVQVTDEEDRVVLVSKDLRAVTGTGASGVTPAPAASAGPSPSPGDDDDDGDGDDDGSRPGRGQVSHDDPDFSDGTATVDRTTADYRFAAVEATTPDGVTLTVYAGAPLAAEQEAVDTVRGAMLTGLPVLLLVVAGVTWLVTRRALRPVEGIRREMAAITASEDLTRRVPEPDSRDEVARLARTTNETLTALEASVERQRRFVADASHELRSPIASLRTQLEVAEAHPELLDLPGAVADTVRLQVLAADLLLLARLDAGEKPGGGTVELGALVREEVSQRTGDRIAVAVEIPEGGAFEVTGSRGQLARVVGNLLDNAQRHAEARVAVSVAADGRGVRVEVRDDGAGVPEDERERIFERFVRLDDARSRDDGGAGLGLAIARDVAARHGGTLTVHRADEGGAAFRLRLPHPA comes from the coding sequence GTGAGGTCCGTCCGGGCCAGGGCCGCCCTCGGGGCCACCCTGGTCGTCGCCGTCGCCCTGGTCGCGGCCGGCCTCGCCGTCCTCCTCGTCCTGCGGACCAACCTGATCGACCAGGCGGACCTCCAGGCCGAGGTGGCGGCCCGCGAGGTCGCCGGGGAGCTGGCCACGGGAACCCCGTACGGCGAGGTGGAGCTGGACGACGAGGAGGACCACCCGGTCCAGGTGACCGACGAGGAGGACCGCGTCGTCCTCGTCTCGAAGGACCTGCGGGCGGTCACGGGCACCGGCGCGAGCGGCGTCACCCCGGCTCCCGCCGCCTCCGCCGGCCCCTCCCCGTCACCCGGCGACGACGATGACGACGGCGACGGCGACGACGACGGGTCCCGCCCCGGCCGGGGCCAGGTCTCCCACGACGACCCGGACTTCTCCGACGGCACCGCCACCGTCGACCGCACCACCGCCGACTACCGCTTCGCCGCCGTCGAGGCCACCACCCCCGACGGGGTCACCCTCACCGTGTACGCGGGAGCGCCCCTCGCCGCCGAGCAGGAGGCCGTGGACACGGTGCGCGGGGCCATGCTCACCGGGCTCCCGGTGCTCCTGCTGGTCGTCGCCGGGGTGACCTGGCTGGTGACCCGCCGCGCGCTGCGCCCGGTCGAGGGCATCCGCCGCGAGATGGCGGCGATCACCGCCTCCGAGGATCTGACCCGCCGGGTGCCGGAGCCGGACTCCCGCGACGAGGTCGCCCGGCTCGCCCGGACGACGAACGAGACGCTCACCGCCCTGGAGGCGTCCGTGGAGCGGCAGCGGCGGTTCGTCGCGGACGCCTCGCACGAACTGCGCTCCCCGATCGCCTCGCTCCGCACCCAGCTGGAGGTGGCCGAGGCCCATCCGGAGCTGCTGGACCTTCCGGGCGCGGTCGCCGACACCGTACGGCTCCAGGTGCTGGCGGCGGATCTGCTGCTGCTGGCCCGGCTGGACGCGGGGGAGAAGCCCGGTGGTGGGACGGTGGAGCTGGGCGCGCTGGTGCGGGAGGAGGTCTCGCAGCGCACCGGGGACCGGATCGCGGTGGCGGTCGAGATCCCGGAGGGCGGTGCGTTCGAGGTGACCGGGTCGCGCGGGCAGCTCGCCCGCGTGGTCGGCAACCTGCTGGACAACGCCCAGCGGCACGCGGAGGCGCGCGTCGCGGTGTCGGTGGCCGCCGACGGGCGCGGCGTACGGGTGGAGGTCCGGGACGACGGAGCGGGCGTGCCCGAGGACGAGCGCGAGCGGATCTTCGAGCGGTTCGTCCGGCTCGACGACGCCCGCAGCCGGGACGACGGCGGCGCCGGCCTCGGCCTCGCCATCGCCCGTGACGTCGCGGCCCGTCACGGCGGGACGCTGACGGTGCACCGGGCGGACGAGGGCGGCGCCGCCTTCCGCCTCCGGCTGCCGCACCCGGCCTGA